The Sulfurimonas aquatica genomic sequence AAAGTCTGTTATAAATAAAAAAGGCTCTCTTCTCTTTCCTAAAGAGTTTAAGTCAGAAAACTTCATCTAATGGCTAGTTCTTACCAATAAGTTTTTTTAAAATTGCCATACGAATATTTACGCCATTTGCAACTTGTTCAAGAACTTTGCAGCGTTTATCATCTAAGAGTGCATCACTAATGTCAATATTTCTATGAACTGGACCTGGATGGAGTAATATTATATCTCTATCTCCAATTAACTCTGGCGTTATACAAAAATCGCTTGCATAATCTTTTAGTGAAGCGTAACTTTGTGAAGAGTGGCGTTCTGTTTGTGTTCTAAGACTCATAATTGCATCTACTTCATCCATAATCTCTTCTAAAAAATGAGTAGTTCGTAGAGAAGTCTTTGGTAAAAAGTGTGGAGGTGCGACTAAGATTACCTCCATTCCAAAACGTGAAAGAAGTTCTATGTTTGAGTTTGCAACACGAGAGTTTTTTATATCACCCACTATGGCTATTTTCTTTCCCTCAAGATTTTTAAAGTGCTCTTTTAAAGTATATAAATCTAAAAGCGCTTGAGAAGGGTGAGCATGGGCACCATCTCCTGCGTTTAATATACTCGCCTTAGTATAGTTGGAGAGTATCTTTGGAACGCCAGAGTTTTGATGACGCACGATAATGGCATGGGGACCCATAGCATCAAGGTTCATAGCAGTATCTACTAATGTTTCGCCTTTCTTTGTAGAACTCTGTGCAACATCTAAGTGGACTATCTCTGCACCGAGGCGTTTAGCTGCTATCTCAAATGAGCTTTTAGTTCTTGTGGAGTTTTCAAAAAAAAGAGTGATTATAATCTTATCTTTGAGTATTCTCTCAAATTTCCCATTACTAAACTCTTTGGCATCTACTAAGATAGACTCAATCTCTTCTTTAGTAAAATCATCTGTTCGAATTAAGTGTGCCATCAAAGAGTCTCCATATATTTATTTTGTAAAATTATACAGGACATCACTGATAGTGTCAATGTCCTCTTTTACTTTTAGTACCTTTTTACTCGTATTTATAAAGTAAGGCTCACTCACACTACTAAAACTGCTATCTTTATCTCTGCAGTTAAATGCCACGACAAAATCAATCTCTGCATCCATTAATGCTTTTGAGCTCAAAAGTGTATCGTTTATACACCCTAGTGAGCAGTGAGTAACAAGAAGGGCTGATGCCTTAAACTCTTTAATCAAGTCAATTATCATATACTGACTATCTATAGGAACATATAGTCCTCCTGCCCCCTCTATAAGTAAAACATCACATAATGGTTCAAGTTTATCAATAGCAGAGTTTATCTTTGCTAAATCTAATTTCTCTAAATCTGAAGCTACATAAGGAGCTGCTGGCAATTCATAACTTATAGGCACAATATCTTCAATACATATCTCTTTAAACTCAGGGTTTAACTCCTGCACAAGTGACAAAAGAAGAGTACCATCAGGATAAACTCCATTAATAACTCCTGTCTCAATAGGTTTTATAACACCGACTCGAAGACCTCTTGAAGCATACTCTTTTAAAAGTAGTTTCGTTGTGTATGTTTTGCCAATATCTGTGTTTGTAGCAGTTATAAAAATTCTTCTTGCCAATATCTTTCTCTTTTTAGCAAATTATATCTCAAAGTGTTTAAAGATACTCTAGTGCTTTGCTTTACCACAGGAGATGTGTTTACAAAGTACTTGCTCTAAAGATTGTCTCTCTATAGGCTTTGATATATAGTCATCCATTCCAATATCCAAAAATCTCTGTTTATCTTCAGCAAAAGCATTTGCAGTTACGGCAATTATTGGAGTTCTAGGGACATCTCTTAACTTTTCTAAACGTCTTATCTCTTTGGTTGCTTCACTTCCATTCATGACAGGCATGTTCTCATCCATTAAAATAACAGAGTATGATCCTAACTTGTATGCCTCGACTGCTTCTGCTCCATTGTTTGCAATAATAACATCAAGCCCCGATTCATTTAAAAGTATCTCCATTAGTATTTGATTAGATAGGTTGTCTTCAACTAACAAGACTGAACCTAAGAGTTCAATCTTATTCTCTTTAGTTGCCTCTTCTATCTCTAGCTCTTCGTTAGCATTTGAAAAAACATCTACTGACATAATAAACTCACTACCCTTGCCCAAAACACTTTTTACCTCTAAATCTCCACCCATCATATTCATGAGTGTTTTACTTATAGAAAGACCAAGTCCCGTTCCACCAAATTTTCTTGTTGTAGTATTATCTTCTTGCTCAAATGCATTAAATATTCTCTCTAAATTCTCCTCAGCTATCCCTACTCCATGATCTTTAACACTACAGACAAGAAGATTTTTTTCTTTTAAGAAGCTTACTTTCACATCTACTTGACTAAGGTGACCTGAGAACTTTATTGCATTGCCTAAGAGGTTTGCATACACTTGCTTTATCCGAGTAGTATCGCCATACGCAACTTTAGGGAGTTCATCATCCATATCAACAACTATTTTTATATTTTTTTTGAGTGCTTTTTCTTCTAAAAGGTCTGTTACTAAATTAAAAAGACTTTTAGTATAAAAAGCTTTTTGTTCCATATGAAGCTTTCCGCTTTCTATCTTAGAAAAATCTAATATGTCATTTATGATTGTTAAAAGTGAATAACCAGACTCTTTAATAATATTTAACTTTTTCAATTTCTCTTTAGATGTTTCATCTTTAAATAATAGATCAATAAAACCTAAAATAGCATTCATTGGGGTTCTTATCTCATGAGACATATTAGCAAGAAAGTCTGACTTAGAAACACTTGCTTTGTTCGCTTCTTCTTCAGAGACTAGTAGTTTCTTATTTAATACTTTAAGATGTCTATTTTTCTCTTCAAGATCTTTCTCTATTCTATGTCGAATGGCGACTTCTTTTTGCAGC encodes the following:
- the bioD gene encoding dethiobiotin synthase, with protein sequence MARRIFITATNTDIGKTYTTKLLLKEYASRGLRVGVIKPIETGVINGVYPDGTLLLSLVQELNPEFKEICIEDIVPISYELPAAPYVASDLEKLDLAKINSAIDKLEPLCDVLLIEGAGGLYVPIDSQYMIIDLIKEFKASALLVTHCSLGCINDTLLSSKALMDAEIDFVVAFNCRDKDSSFSSVSEPYFINTSKKVLKVKEDIDTISDVLYNFTK
- a CDS encoding aspartate carbamoyltransferase catalytic subunit: MAHLIRTDDFTKEEIESILVDAKEFSNGKFERILKDKIIITLFFENSTRTKSSFEIAAKRLGAEIVHLDVAQSSTKKGETLVDTAMNLDAMGPHAIIVRHQNSGVPKILSNYTKASILNAGDGAHAHPSQALLDLYTLKEHFKNLEGKKIAIVGDIKNSRVANSNIELLSRFGMEVILVAPPHFLPKTSLRTTHFLEEIMDEVDAIMSLRTQTERHSSQSYASLKDYASDFCITPELIGDRDIILLHPGPVHRNIDISDALLDDKRCKVLEQVANGVNIRMAILKKLIGKN
- a CDS encoding response regulator, with the translated sequence MKDLILIVEDSKTIAMYQKTLIESLLVTVIVAQDMSEVKEITSQSKEKVTLAIVDINLPDCGDCVLDYLLKLNIPCIAMTGSFHPMLREKVINKKLVDYIVLNDDKNLELLQSTVKRILNNKNTKILIVDDSKSSRYALKDLLEHQNYTALEAKDGVEALRMLRENDNVKIALVDYEMPGMNGAELTREIRKHYSRTEVSILAISIHSEPIITIEFLKAGANDFITKPYIKEEVIARIGVNVDMIDQNVALQKEVAIRHRIEKDLEEKNRHLKVLNKKLLVSEEEANKASVSKSDFLANMSHEIRTPMNAILGFIDLLFKDETSKEKLKKLNIIKESGYSLLTIINDILDFSKIESGKLHMEQKAFYTKSLFNLVTDLLEEKALKKNIKIVVDMDDELPKVAYGDTTRIKQVYANLLGNAIKFSGHLSQVDVKVSFLKEKNLLVCSVKDHGVGIAEENLERIFNAFEQEDNTTTRKFGGTGLGLSISKTLMNMMGGDLEVKSVLGKGSEFIMSVDVFSNANEELEIEEATKENKIELLGSVLLVEDNLSNQILMEILLNESGLDVIIANNGAEAVEAYKLGSYSVILMDENMPVMNGSEATKEIRRLEKLRDVPRTPIIAVTANAFAEDKQRFLDIGMDDYISKPIERQSLEQVLCKHISCGKAKH